In Crassostrea angulata isolate pt1a10 chromosome 4, ASM2561291v2, whole genome shotgun sequence, one genomic interval encodes:
- the LOC128182128 gene encoding uncharacterized protein LOC128182128: MAAISSIYPLGSPQEHIPICEKHDLIIDLTCEDCDEFICSECAKTDHKDHERKTIPTAGSERRGELKESLFTMKEEGMRKMDEKIQKAANQIENDQNCCDFEVANLQKHHDAVMVSLAEIKRKYTKTLKDNLEEKNAELKERKSYLEIKRKHIADLVKFLEENHNTMTDYSLLEKLTDLNSMMSNKDNNEEELMITLRDTESELYQPNSKSRRLVRHVTLTGDVIREYEYQEDGQTRLFTTPIRVKQNRNTNICVVNRTSETTSELVILSSTGNLKCIYRGQKKTKHYYLHDVVCDYRNNIIVSDYFGSQVYLLNSDGKFLKYLLTENEITRPVSMSLFDANLWISNSHGIVKVFRYESGMHDDLILRFSLVIKILSIVLFTILTPVDSEDPEPIGLN; this comes from the exons ATGGCGGCCATATCTTCCATATACCCGCTTGGATCCCCTCAGGAACACATTCCAATATGTGAGAAACACGATTTGATAATAGACTTGACATGTGAGGACTGTGATGAGTTTATTTGTTCAGAATGTGCCAAAACAGACCACAAGGATCACGAACGGAAAACCATACCCACAGCAGGTAGTGAAAGGAGAGGAGAGCTTAAAGAGTCTTTGTTTACGATGAAAGAGGAAGGTATGCGAAAGATGGACGAAAAGATACAAAAGGCCgcaaatcaaattgaaaatgatCAGAATTGTTGTGATTTTGAGGTGGCAAATCTTCAGAAACACCATGATGCAGTGATGGTTTCTCTTGCCGAAATCAAAAGGAAATAcacaaaaacattaaaagacaatctagaagaaaaaaatgctgAATTAAAAGAGCGAAAATCTTACTTAGAGATAAAGAGGAAACATATTGCAGATCTCGTGAAATTCTTGGAGGAAAATCATAATACCATGACAGATTATAGTTTGTTAGAAAAACTTACTGACTTAAACAGTATGATGTCAAACAAGGACAATAATGAGGAgga ACTGATGATTACATTGAGAGATACTGAATCAGAGCTGTATCAACCGAACTCAAAGAGCAGACGTCTGGTCAGACACGTGACACTGACCGGTGACGTCATCCGTGAGTACGAGTACCAGGAGGACGGTCAGACCAGGCTGTTTACAACACCCATAAGAGTAAAACAAAACCGTAACACTAACATCTGTGTAGTGAATAGGACAAGTGAGACTACAAGTGAACTAGTGATTCTTTCTTCAACTGGAAATCTAAAATGTATCTATCGTGGACAAAAGAAAACGAAGCACTATTATCTGCATGATGTCGTATGCGACTATCGCAATAACATAATTGTAAGTGACTACTTTGGCAGTCAGGTCTACCTCCTGAATTCTGACGGGAAGTTCCTGAAGTACCTGTTGACAGAGAATGAAATAACCCGCCCAGTGTCTATGTCTCTTTTTGACGCCAATTTGTGGATTAGTAACTCCCATGGCATTGTCAAAGTTTTTCGGTATGAGTCAGGGATGCACGATGATTTAATCCTCAGGTTCTCCcttgttatcaaaatattatctaTTGTCTTATTTACGATATTAACCCCTGTGGATTCAGAAGACCCCGAACCTATTGGCCTGAATTAG
- the LOC128182127 gene encoding tripartite motif-containing protein 75-like: MATSSSGNQTRSHEEHIPMCKKHDLTIDMICEDCGKLICSKCVKLDHMDHKWDTIAISASLRRRELKEYLLKITKEIIGQLDNKIEATAKHMEDNKAFYKNEVLKLQNHYDAIVKEVNEIKEEKENSLKDSLDEKKSQLCKNKSDLENKKKEAMDLVGIVEEKNRAMSDYILIHNLRWIENLMSNTGNDEQKVDYSIRYIKDPKSSTPGVEAGCEMILFPKVLNPPDHLPLKNM; encoded by the exons ATGGCGACCAGTTCTTCTGGAAACCAAACAAGATCTCATGAAGAGCACATTCCAATGTgtaaaaaacatgatttaacaATAGACATGATATGCGAGGATTGTGGAAAGCTTATTTGTTCCAAGTGTGTCAAATTGGACCATATGGATCATAAGTGGGATACAATAGCCATATCAGCCAGTCTAAGAAGACGGGAGCTTAAAGAGTATCTGTTGAAAATCACAAAGGAGATTATAGGGCAATTAGACAACAAAATAGAGGCAACAGCTAAACATATGGAGGACAACAAAGCATTTTATAAGAATGAGGTTTTAAAGCTTCAAAATCATTATGATGCCATTGTGAAAGAAGTAAATGAAATCAAAGAAGAGaaagaaaattcattaaaagacAGCCTGGacgaaaaaaaatcacaattgtGCAAGAACAAATCAGacttagaaaataaaaagaaagaagcGATGGACCTTGTTGGAATTGTTGAAGAAAAGAACAGAGCCATGTCAGACTATATTTTGATTCACAACCTCCGATGGATCGAGAACCTCATGTCCAACACAGGCAACGATGAACAGAAGGTTGACTATTCTATAAGATATATAAAAG ATCCAAAATCCTCCACCCCGGGGGTAGAGGCGGGCTGTGAGATGATTTTGTTTCCCAAGGTTCTCAATCCCCCTGACCATCTCCCTCTAAAGAACATGTAA